From Paralcaligenes sp. KSB-10:
TGCCGGCACGATCGTTGTGCGCGCCACCTCGGTCGGAAGATCGACTCGTAAACGCCCGCGAAGTGCCACGCGATCGCCTGCGAACATCGAGTGTAGGTCATCGACTTCAGCAAGCAGATCACGGGCACGCGCATGAAATGCGCGTCCGTCCTCCGTCAGCTGCACGCTGCGCGTCGTCCGGTGCAGGAGTCTGACACCGATATCTTCTTCCAGCTTCCGGACCGCCATTGAGGCCCTTCCCTTCTGAATGCCCAAGCTATCGGCTGCGTGGGTGAAGCTCCCCATGTCCGCTACCGTTATGAAAATGAGGATGGGTTCGAGATTTTGCATTTCGTGCCTCGGTATTGTTCCCCGCAGAGAGAACAGTAAGTTCAGTTTTTCGGTGTTTATCATACCTAAGAGACACAGTAAGCTTCGAAATTAGATAACCCAATCGGAGAACGGCAAATGTCCAAAACCATGAACCCGCATCAAGTGCCTCAAGCCATGACCTTGCATCGCAGGCTGTGGGCCGGCCGGATAATGAGCGCGATTGTCGTTATCGCTCTGGTGGCAGACGGGACTATTCAGCTTTTCGCGCCAGCACAGATCGCGAGCATGTTGCAGGAAACTGGGTTCGCGATGGACCTGACCCGTGTCGTGGGCCCGATCCTACTCGCCTGCGCCATGCTTTACGCCATTCCAGCCACCTCCGTCCTCGGCGCGATCCTCGTGACAGGTTTTCTGGGAGGTGCCATCTGCGCCCATGTCCGCATTGGTGAGTTGGGGTCGCCGCCGGAAATCATTTCGCTGCTTCTGGGTGCGATGACATGGGGCGGCCTTTACGCGCGTGATCCCCGTATCCGGGCCATTCTGCCGCTCATCCGTTAAACCAACCGGGGCAGTGCTCTGCCCCTCAATATCAGGAGAAAACACATGTTTTTAGTAATGGGAATCACGGGAAAAGTGGGCGGCGCAACGGCAGCACATCTGCTGGCGCACGGCAAGGAAGTACGCGCGCTGGTCCGCAATCGCGAGAAGGCGGCTAACTGGGCGAATCAGGGCGTGGAACTGGTAGACGGCGATTGGAATGATTCGGCAGCCATCGAGCAAGCGCTCAAAGGCGTCGAAGGCGCGTTCGTCATGTTGCCGGCTGTCTGGGCGCCCTCGCCCGATTACAAAGAAGCCAAGAGCGTGATTGCAAACTATGTCGAGGCGCTCGCCAAGGCAGCGCCGCCGCGAGTGGTTGCGCTTTCGTCGATGGGTGCGAACAGGACCAGCGGGCTCGGGATGATCACAGCCCTGTCGCTTCTGGAGCAAGGATTTCGGAACCTGAAATCGCCGGTCGCCTATGTGCGCGCCGGCGGGTTTTTCGAAAACTTTCTCTACGGTTTGCAGGTTGCCCAGGGTGGCACACTCCCCGTCTACTACAACCCGACAAACCGGAAATCAGCCATGGTCGCGACCAATGATATCGGCGCCGAGGTCGCAGCACTTCTGACCGGGCCGGCATGGTTGGGGCATCGGGTCATTGAGCTCGGTTCGATGGTCAGCGCGGATGAAGTAGCGACACAATTGGGCGAAGTCTTGAAGGTCGACGTCAAAGCTTTTGCCATCCCGCGGGCCGGGTGGCCGGCAGCATTCGAGCAGGTCGGCATTCCGAAGGGCCACACCGGACCTGCCGAAGACATGTTTGAGGCCGTCAACGCAGGAT
This genomic window contains:
- a CDS encoding DoxX family protein, with product MSKTMNPHQVPQAMTLHRRLWAGRIMSAIVVIALVADGTIQLFAPAQIASMLQETGFAMDLTRVVGPILLACAMLYAIPATSVLGAILVTGFLGGAICAHVRIGELGSPPEIISLLLGAMTWGGLYARDPRIRAILPLIR
- a CDS encoding NmrA family NAD(P)-binding protein — its product is MFLVMGITGKVGGATAAHLLAHGKEVRALVRNREKAANWANQGVELVDGDWNDSAAIEQALKGVEGAFVMLPAVWAPSPDYKEAKSVIANYVEALAKAAPPRVVALSSMGANRTSGLGMITALSLLEQGFRNLKSPVAYVRAGGFFENFLYGLQVAQGGTLPVYYNPTNRKSAMVATNDIGAEVAALLTGPAWLGHRVIELGSMVSADEVATQLGEVLKVDVKAFAIPRAGWPAAFEQVGIPKGHTGPAEDMFEAVNAGWMNLGVEGTEHVPGTTSARDVFAAAQKAAAA